The Brevibacillus humidisoli DNA segment TACGTTTTACAGCCTCACGGCTTTCCGTACATTGGAAGCGAAGGGGACAATGGCTACATATCTCAGAATCAGAACGGTACATGCGGTACCCTTCTCGGGTAGTCGTTTCGTAGGACAAAACCTGTCCGGCAGGACAGATAGAACAATCGAAATATTCATCATACACATAGTCGTGTTTGCGGAAAAAACCTTTCTTCGTGTGAGAGCGGGTATAGGGCATAACAGGACGAACGCCTTCGTCCAAGAGATATTTGCTTATGTATGGGGTTTTATATCCGGCATCTACCGCTACGGCATTCGGCTTCCCCACGTTTTCAATCGCTTGTTCAAACACATTGGTAAACACTTGGCTGTCATGGATGTTGGCGGCTGTAACGACCGCGCTCACGACAAAGCCATGTTCGTCACTTGCGGCATGGAACGAGTAAGCAAATGTCTGCTCTTTCTCGTTTTTGACAAACCATCCGCTGTCGGGGTCAGTCGTGCTCTGCTTCACCTCCTTCCACTTTGTATCCGACTTTTTTGGCAACGGCTTTTTTCCATGTTCGATGCGGTCTTGATTCAGTTCATCGTGCAGCTGCTGCTGGTACTTCTTTTGCTCTTCCTGAACCCGCTGCTTGCTGTACTTTCTTTTGTTGGCATGGGCCTTGACGTGGGTGGAATCGATGTAGAGGGCAGAAGGATCAACAAAGCCATGACGACATGCTTCTTCGAGAATGCGAGTAAAAATTTGTTCAAACAAGTCCGTACCTTGAAAACGGCGGACATAGTTTTTTCCGAATGTGGTGAAGTGAGGGATTGGTTGGGTAAAATCGTATCCCAAAAACCAACGATAAGCGACATTGGTTTCGATTTCTTTAATCGTTTGGCGCATGGAGCGAATGCCGAACAGATACTGAATAAATACCATTTTGATGAGTACAACGGGGTCGATACTGGGTCTGCCGTTGTCCGGAGAATACCGATCTTTCACCAAATCGTAGATGAAGGAAAAATCAATGGCTTTTTCGATTTTCCGAACCAAGTGATCACGAGGAACCAATTCGTCTAGCGAAACAACCGATACTTGATAACGGCCTTCGCCCTGTTGTTTCATACATGACACCTCTTGGCAATTATTTTCCACGTACATTATTCTACAAAAAACGTGTAGACCTTGTACCTTACGGTACTTTGTCTACACGCTGAAAAAAGGTAGCCAACGCCAACGCCACCTTTTTTGTTGTCGCTTTTCAAAGCATGACGCAGTCGTCCACTGATTGCAGTTATATTACCATTTACATGCTTCAATGCGAACTTGCGGCATCGGCTGCTTATATCTTCCGTCGCGTTTGTAAAATATAATTTACAAGCACCTATTAAGTTCCAATATTGAGTAGGAGTTCTGTTAAGTTAGAAAGTAAATGGCTAAAGCGATTACGTATAGATAGGCTAATCGGATATTCCATTTTTCACATAGTCTTTGCACCCAGCCAGAAATCCAATTTTTGGATATTTTGACCATGAGAAATAAAATTACCGCTCCGATTGTAGTCGTAACAAGTTCATGATGGGAAAAGTTGATCAGTGGCTGAATTTTAAATAAAAGTAACAAGGAGACGAAGAACAAAAAGCTAAAATATTGCTCTCTGTTT contains these protein-coding regions:
- a CDS encoding IS1182 family transposase, which codes for MKQQGEGRYQVSVVSLDELVPRDHLVRKIEKAIDFSFIYDLVKDRYSPDNGRPSIDPVVLIKMVFIQYLFGIRSMRQTIKEIETNVAYRWFLGYDFTQPIPHFTTFGKNYVRRFQGTDLFEQIFTRILEEACRHGFVDPSALYIDSTHVKAHANKRKYSKQRVQEEQKKYQQQLHDELNQDRIEHGKKPLPKKSDTKWKEVKQSTTDPDSGWFVKNEKEQTFAYSFHAASDEHGFVVSAVVTAANIHDSQVFTNVFEQAIENVGKPNAVAVDAGYKTPYISKYLLDEGVRPVMPYTRSHTKKGFFRKHDYVYDEYFDCSICPAGQVLSYETTTREGYRMYRSDSEICSHCPLRFQCTESREAVKRISRHIWADYLEEVEHLRHTEVNKRLYTRRKETIERVFADLKEKHGLRWTTLRGLKKVTMQAMLAFAAMNLKKLANWLWNKGNGGRFALTGTLVFCMFHDKPPLLLWQRGGLSAI